A DNA window from Lasioglossum baleicum unplaced genomic scaffold, iyLasBale1 scaffold0055, whole genome shotgun sequence contains the following coding sequences:
- the LOC143219566 gene encoding uncharacterized protein LOC143219566: MNNAVFGKTMENVRNHVNVKLLSRWDGRYGVEQLIARPNFHSCTVFSEDFVAIQLNKLLLKFHKPIYIGMSVLDISKTHLYSFHYEYMYPNFQQNCKILYTDTDSLIYEIACDDVYETMKRDIHRYDTSNYVENNAYGVPIANKKMLGLMKDENGGKIMTEFVGLRAKMYATRVRDDDDTCRETKKIKGIRTNATARDISFEDYVECLHNHTEKSINNKRIMSVQHRVYSIAEMKLALSPYDDKRYICDNLVTTLPWGHYNIVSLP; this comes from the coding sequence atgaacaacgctgtgtttggaaaaacaatggagaacgttcgaaatcaCGTGAACGTGAAATTGCTTTCCCGATGGGACGGTCGATACGGTGTCGAGCAATTGATAGCcagaccaaattttcacagtTGTACCGTGTTTTCGGAGGATTTCGTCGCGATACAGCTAAACAAGCTGTTACTCAAATTCCACAAACCCATCTACATAGGCATGTCCGTATTGGATATATCAAAAACTCATTTGTACAGCTTTCATTACGAGTACATGTATCCCAATTTCCAACAAAATTGTAAGATTTTGTACACGGACACGGACAGTCTGATATACGAGATCGCTTGCGACGATGTGTATGAGACGATGAAACGTGATATCCATCGATACGATACAAGTAATTATGTCGAGAACAACGCGTACGGCGTTCCGATCGCGAACAAAAAGATGCTGGGATTAATGAAGGATGAGAACGGAGGCAAAATTATGACTGAGTTCGTGGGGCTTCGCGCGAAAATGTATGCTACTCGCGTGCGCGACGACGATGATACCTGCCGCGAAACGAAAAAAATCAAAGGCATTAGGACAAACGCCACAGCCAGAGATATAAGTTTTGAAGACTATGTCGAGTGTCTTCATAATCATACGGAAAAGAGCATTAACAATAAACGTATAATGTCGGTACAGCATCGGGTGTATTCCATAGCTGAAATGAAATTAGCGTTAAGTCCGTACGACGATAAACGGTATATCTGTGATAATTTGGTCACTACACTTCCTTGGGGACATTACAATATCGTTTCATTGCCATAA
- the LOC143219579 gene encoding death-associated inhibitor of apoptosis 1-like: protein MIEIPDTTPDLRLERDRLQTFRSWRYSHIVKPEDLAAAGFFSLCDEDLVKCFECGIMLHRWKDGNVPMNEHRIWSRCCGYVHGANCGNVPIGANPSAITPQPRGIDVCGYQEDTQKPRMHRFLREM, encoded by the exons atgattgagaTACCGGACACCACACCTGATTTGCGTctcgagcgcgacagactccaaaCTTTCCGTTCATGGCGTTATTCACACATCGTCAAACCTGAAGACCTCGCAGCCGCAGGATTTTTCTCCTTGTGCGACGAAGATCTCGTCAAATGCTTCGAATGTGGTATAATGCTGCATCGATggaaagatggcaacgttcccaTGAATGAGCACCGCATCTGGTCCAGATGCTGCGGATACGTTCACGGGGCGAACTGTGGTAACGTACCGATCGGAGCTAACCCTAGCGCAATAACGCCACAACCGAGAGGGATAGACGTGTGCGGATAccag gaagacACCCAGAAACCACGTATGCACAGATTTTTGAGAGAAATGTAG
- the LOC143219580 gene encoding uncharacterized protein LOC143219580 has product MFEDILSISEAPIFDNRITKIELHTYNPYANTTFEINDEIRIPIQQQDLYTLPCRSFLYVEGKLSLPGKLELPAGSTIESAALDNNAVAFMFEEIRYELNGVEIDRSRNPGTTTTLKNYVSLSTTRSSALSNAGWTHNTEAQRKTATTTAAINFNFCIPMSMLLGFCEDYKRVVINARHELILIRSRTNTNALYSSSENAKPVLDLYKIQWRMPHVTLDEINKLSMLRILGNDKPIDMSFRSWELYEYPLLQATTKHTWAIKTAPQMEKPRYVIFALQTARKNNLTKTATHFNHCALANIRLYLNSETYPYDDLNVDFEKDKYALLYDMYTKFQESYYGNGEALLNVTDFLKYGPFIVLDCSRQNEALKNATIDVRIEFECRANIAPSTTAYCLMIHDCIVEYNPLTNIVRKII; this is encoded by the coding sequence ATGTTCGAGGACATTTTGAGCATCTCCGAAGCGCCGATCTTCGACAATCGAATAACGAagatcgagctgcacacatacaatCCATATGCCAACACAACGTTTGAAATCAACGATGAGATACGCATACCAATTCAACAGCAAGACTTGTACACGCTCCCGTGCAGAAGCTTCCTATACGTCGAGGGAAAACTTAGTTTGCCTGGGAAACTTGAATTACCAGCGGGATCAACAATCGAATCGGCGGCTCTCGATAACAATGCCGTTGCGTTTATGTTCGAGGAAATACGCTACGAATTGAACGGCGTTGAAATCGATCGGTCCAGAAATCCTGGTACTACAACGACTCTGAAGAACTACGTGAGCCTGTCCACGACGAGAAGCAGCGCGTTATCCAACGCGGGCTGGACGCATAACACCGAGGCGCAGAGGAAAACCGCGACAACCACAGCGGCGATAAACTTCAACTTTTGCATACCTATGAGCATGTTATTGGGCTTCTGCGAAGACTACAAACGCGTTGTAATAAACGCCCGCCACGAATTGATTTTAATTCGCTCGCGTACCAACACAAACGCGTTGTACAGTTCTTCCGAAAATGCGAAACCCGTTCTGGatctatacaaaattcaatggcgaatgccACACGTCACGTTGGATGAAATAAATAAGCTGTCGATGTTACGTATTCTGGGCAACGACAAGCCGATCGATATGAGCTTTCGATCATGGGAACTGTACGAGTATCCTCTGCTCCAGGCGACTACGAAGCACACATGGGCCATAAAAACAGCTCCACAAATGGAAAAACCGCGATACGTGATATTCGCTTTACAAACCGCGCGAAAGAATAATTTAACGAAAACAGCTACGCATTTCAATCATTGCGCATTAGCCAATATTCGGCTCTACTTGAATTCGGAAACCTATCCGTACGATGATCTAAATGTTGATTTCGAAAAAGACAAATACGCGCTGCTCTacgatatgtatacaaaattccaagaatcatactatGGAAACGGCGAGGCGCTACTCAACGTCACAGATTTCCTGAAATACGGTCCATTCAtcgttctcgattgttctcGGCAAAACGAAGCGCTGAAAAATGCCACGATCGACGTGCGAATCGAATTCGAATGTCGAGCCAACATTGCCCCCTCGACAACCGCATACTGCTTGATGATACACGACTGCATCGTGGAGTACAATCCATTGACGAACATTgtgcgaaaaattatttaa